A window of Yoonia sp. SS1-5 genomic DNA:
GATCCGCTCGGTCGCGTGATCGGTCAGCAGGTCTGCTGTCAATGATCGGTCGATTTTGACGCCGTCGATGGACAATTTGGGAATATGTGCAAGACCGGCATGGCCGCTGCCGAAATCGTCCAGGAACGCGGCATATCCGGCGGCATGCAGATCGTGAAGGGCACGCACGAAAGGGGTATCGCCATGCCTGCTCTGGAACACGACCGTTTCCAGCACCTCAATAACGATTTCGCGCGGGGCCACCCCTTGGTCGCGCGCGGTTTTGGTCAGGCGGTCCTGAAATTGCGGATGAGACAAGGCATCGGATGAGGCATTGAACCCGACGCGCATGTCCCTATAGCCGGTTTGGTTAAGGCGTGATTTCATTTTGCACGCCGCATCCATGGCCAGGAAATCGACATCGGCCATCATGCCGACGGATCGGGCGACGGCAAGAAAGTCGGTTGGTCGCAGCAGGCCCCGCACCGGGTGATTCCAGCGCGCCAGCGTTTCCAGCCCGTGAACTTTACCGGAAAGAAGCTCAACAATTGGCTGAAAATGGAATGTCAGTTGCCCGCGCTGAATTGCATGTCTGAAATCGGCGGCAAGTTCGGTTTGATCCGTATGCCGGGCATGTAGTTTCTGGTTATAGGCTGCGACGCGGCCCCGACCGGACCGCTTGACATCATAAAGTGCGAAATCGGCCTGTATCAGCATGTCATCGGCCGATTTGGTCGCTATACTGGACAATGCCGCCCCGACACTGATTGCGATGCTCAACTCCTGATCTTGCCACAGGACGGGCGGGCGCATGACCCGGACCAGCGCATTGCCGATTGCCTTGACATCGTCGAGCGTCTCAAGCCCGGGGCAGACCACCACAAATTCGTCGCCGCCGACGCGGGCCAATAGATCCTCCTTGCGTATCTCTTTTCGGACCCGCGCTGCCACAGCCCTCAGCACGGCGTCACCCGCCGCATGGCCGTGGGTGTCGTTGATTTGCTTGAATTTATCGAGGTCCAGATGCAGAAACCCCACCTGCCTGCCGGTCGCGCGGGCCTGTTCCAGTGCCGCATCCATAAACCGTTTCAGTTCGGCCCGGTTCGCGGCTGATGTGAGATCGTCATAGGCCGCTTTGTAGCGCAGCTTTTCTGCCGCGGCGTTCAGTTCCTCTTCGCGCGCAACCTCCAGCGTGACATCGCGGCAGACCAGTACGGCAAAAGGCACGTTATCGTCGTCATAATAAAAGCTTGTCTTGACATGGACCATGATTTTAGCGCCGTCACCGCGGACATTTTCGCGGATCACATTGGTTTCATGGTCGAAATCCGCCGGATTATAGCGGAAGTTGGCGATTTCCTCGGGGCTGGGGCGCTGATCTTCGGGAAATGCATAAGACAGTGGGCTTTGGCCAATAACTTCGTCACGGGTCCGCTTCATAATCTCCAGATATGCCGGATTGGCCCACACGACGATGCCATCTAACGTTTTGATGAGCAGGCCGACATCCGCGCGATCGGCGCAAATCCGATGAAACAGCGCCTCGCGTGCGGTGTCGTGGGGCGACGGTTGATGCCGCTTGGGCCGCAGCACGGCAAAACCGGCCGGAAAGCGCAGGCGCATAATAGCAAACGCAACCGCGATCACGGCGACACCCAAAGTCAAATATAGAAAATAGTCTGCCACTTTCTCCTTACCCCGAAAGGGTTCATGTCGGTCCTCAGTCTACATTGCTTGGCTTGTCGGAATGTTTAACCGGTGCGGCCATTTGAGACTTATTTCGCTAAAATTCGCAAAGATTTTCCGCACGCATAACGTGTGTGGGTGGAATTTGATTGCGAAATTAACACGAAGCTCAACTTTGGCGCGTGCTTCTACCCTGATACTATGACAGTCCAAATATAGCGTTTTTGCAAAATACATAGACGATTTACCCAAATACTGCGCCCCCCATCAGGCAAAAGAACGGAAATTGTGCCGGTTCCAAGTTTCTTTTTGATGTTGGGAAAGTTGGCGTATGGTGATCGTTAACGCGCCCGCAGAAGTCGCGTCACCATAGGGACGTGCTGTCCCGCTTCAAATATTCGAAACAACAACAGGGACATGACTATGACCAAGACAACCTATGTCGTCGGACTTGACGGCTCTGCGGCGGGGGGCCGTGCGCTTGCCTTCGCCAAGGAGCGGGCAAGTGCCGCGGGCGATTGCAATATCGTTCTGTGTTACGTGATCGAATGGTCGCCGTTCAGTTTCCAGACCGCCGAAGAAAACGAAAAACGCCACAAACGGCGCGAGGAAGAGATATCGACTGCACATGACCGGGTCATCGACCCTGCGGTCGCCGAGACCAAGGCAGCCGGCTTTGAGGTCGAAGGCGTGGTCAAACATGGCGACGTGTCGGAGATTCTGGACGCGCTCGCCAAGGCGCGTGGCGCTGCGCAAATCATCGTCGGGCGTGTTGGCGCGCGGGGCCTGAAAGAGCGTGTCTTTGGCGGTGTCACCGGGCGACTGGTCGCATCGGCGTCCGTTCCAGTGACAATCATTCCGTGAAGGGGAAGACAATGAAAACGTTATTGCCTGCAGCCCTTTTGGCTGTTTTGTCGCCTGTCGCCGCTGCCGCGCAGGAGATGTCATTTGACGACAAGGTCAACGAGGCCTTCGCCAGTTCAACCGGATGGTTTGTCAGCCTGATCTTTGCCCCATTGCCGGGGACCAGTTTCCCGTGGATCGTGATGTGGCTGGTCATTGGCGCGTCAGTTTTCACACTCTATTTCGGCCTGATCCAGTTGCGCGCATTCGGACACGCGATTTCGCTGGTCAAGGGGGACTATTCCGATCCCAACGACGCGGGTGAAGTCAGTCACTTTCAGGCTCTCGCCACCGCATTGTCGGGGACCGTCGGGCTGGGGAATATCGCGGGTGTGGCCGTTGCCGTTGGTATTGGCGGGCCCGGGGCCACATTCTGGATGATCTTTGCGGGCCTCTTGGGGATGGCATCAAAATTCACCGAATGCACATTGGGTGTGAAATACCGGAACGAGTATGATGACGGGACCGTCTCGGGCGGTCCGATGTACTATATGACCAAGGGGTTCAAGGAACGCGGATTGCCCGGTGGCAGTGTGCTTGCGGTCCTCTTTGCGATCTTCTGTATTCTGGGCGCGCTGGGCGGCGGGAACATGTTCCAGGCCAATCAGGCGCATGCGCAGATTTCGGGAATTGTCGGGGACTACCCAGGCTGGATCACCGGTGCGGTCTTTGCGGTCATCGTGTTTCTGGTCATTGTCGGGGGGATCAAATCCATCGCCAATGTCACCGAAAAGGTCGTGCCATTTATGGGCGTGATGTATGTGGTGGTCGCGCTGATCATCCTGCTGGTAAACTATGACAAGATCGGCTGGGCCTTTGGGCAGATCTGGGCTGGCGCATTCACCGGTCTTGGTGTTGCTGGCGGTTTCGTGGGGGCGCTGATCCAGGGCTTCAAGCGGGCGGCGTTTTCGAACGAAGCCGGTGTCGGGTCGGCGGCCATCGCACACTCTGCCGTGCGAACCAAAGAGCCAATCACCGAAGGCGTTGTGTCATTGCTGGAGCCGTTCATTGACACGGTTGTGATCTGCACAATGACGGCGCTGGTCATCACGATTTCCGGCGTGTTGGTCATCAATCCGGAAACCGGTCTGTATGTGCTGAACGAGGCGGGCACATCAATCCAGACCGCGGACGGATCATCAGGTGTGCAATTGACATCGGCGGCCTTTGCCACCGGGTTCAGCTGGTTCCCTTATGTTCTGGCGATTGCGGTGATCCTGTTTGCCTTCTCGACGATGATCAGTTGGTCCTATTACGGCCTGAAGGCCTGGACCTTTCTGGTCGGCGAAGGTTTTGTGAAGGAGCTGATTTTCAAACTGATCTTCTGCTTGTTTATCGTGGTAGGTGCTGCGGCCCAGCTGGGGGCGGTGATCGACTTCTCTGACGCGATGATCTTTGCGATGGCGGTAGTGAACATCACTGCGCTTTATATGCTGATGCCAATCGTCAAGCGCGAGATGAACAGCTATTTTGCGCGGCTGAAGTCAGGCGAAATCGTCAAGCACAAGCACTGATCCGACCAACAAGAAGGGGCGCGCCAATCCGTTGGCGCGCCCCTTTTCTTTGCTGATGTCGCCGCCGGGGCAGTATCAGATATTCAGCTTGGAGGCTTCGGAATACATGACCACAACAGTGTTCATGTCACCTGTCATGGCGTTTGACTTGTTGAACATGTCCGCCCGGGTGCCTTCGTCAAGGGCGTCGCCTGCCAGTACCTTGGCAACGATGGGCTGCAACTCTGCCCAGTCATCAACCACAACCGCAATCGCATCTGCAATTTCGGCTGTCGGCGGGGCCTTGATCCCGGCCGCCGGCATGCCGGTGACAAGCGCGTCGAGTGTGCTGGAAAAGGTGGCTGCAGCCTCGGTCAATTCTGTCGCGGCGGCATCGACGTTGACGCCCGATGAAATCAGGCAGACATTCTTTGATATCCGCTGGGCCAGCATACGCTGCCTGCCGGCAAGGTCGATGGTCAACGCATCAATCTGAAGCAATGCCGTAGGGTCGGCATATTGTCCCGAGATTTCGCTGACCAGCAATTGCGCAATCCGCAGCACCTCGGCGCTTTGCGCGCTCATCGCCGCGATTTGATCATTTGTGCCGCCATCCGTCAGAATGGTCTTTGCGGCCTCGAACATCGGCAGCCACTCTTCATGCAGTTTGCGAATGCCGACCAATGTCTTGCGGCGTTCTTCGGCGCCGATGATGCCCAGGGTTTCGTCACCGAATTCCAGGGCGGTGACGATTTTCTCGAATTCCTCGG
This region includes:
- a CDS encoding type IV pili methyl-accepting chemotaxis transducer N-terminal domain-containing protein, giving the protein MNTPFLTALLAKLLAITGLCAAMTGPAHADDLTQDEVLQVQFLEDVGASQRIDLSGKLRMLSQRVPAAACNLAAGIDPASSSAMLTSAAEEFEKIVTALEFGDETLGIIGAEERRKTLVGIRKLHEEWLPMFEAAKTILTDGGTNDQIAAMSAQSAEVLRIAQLLVSEISGQYADPTALLQIDALTIDLAGRQRMLAQRISKNVCLISSGVNVDAAATELTEAAATFSSTLDALVTGMPAAGIKAPPTAEIADAIAVVVDDWAELQPIVAKVLAGDALDEGTRADMFNKSNAMTGDMNTVVVMYSEASKLNI
- a CDS encoding EAL domain-containing protein; the protein is MADYFLYLTLGVAVIAVAFAIMRLRFPAGFAVLRPKRHQPSPHDTAREALFHRICADRADVGLLIKTLDGIVVWANPAYLEIMKRTRDEVIGQSPLSYAFPEDQRPSPEEIANFRYNPADFDHETNVIRENVRGDGAKIMVHVKTSFYYDDDNVPFAVLVCRDVTLEVAREEELNAAAEKLRYKAAYDDLTSAANRAELKRFMDAALEQARATGRQVGFLHLDLDKFKQINDTHGHAAGDAVLRAVAARVRKEIRKEDLLARVGGDEFVVVCPGLETLDDVKAIGNALVRVMRPPVLWQDQELSIAISVGAALSSIATKSADDMLIQADFALYDVKRSGRGRVAAYNQKLHARHTDQTELAADFRHAIQRGQLTFHFQPIVELLSGKVHGLETLARWNHPVRGLLRPTDFLAVARSVGMMADVDFLAMDAACKMKSRLNQTGYRDMRVGFNASSDALSHPQFQDRLTKTARDQGVAPREIVIEVLETVVFQSRHGDTPFVRALHDLHAAGYAAFLDDFGSGHAGLAHIPKLSIDGVKIDRSLTADLLTDHATERIMLALVNLCQELHLKVIIEGIETHAQALKLQTMGADAVQGHWLSPPVEMDQVIPWLDANHDCARLNAPLSKGQLIA
- a CDS encoding universal stress protein, with product MTKTTYVVGLDGSAAGGRALAFAKERASAAGDCNIVLCYVIEWSPFSFQTAEENEKRHKRREEEISTAHDRVIDPAVAETKAAGFEVEGVVKHGDVSEILDALAKARGAAQIIVGRVGARGLKERVFGGVTGRLVASASVPVTIIP
- a CDS encoding alanine/glycine:cation symporter family protein, with amino-acid sequence MKTLLPAALLAVLSPVAAAAQEMSFDDKVNEAFASSTGWFVSLIFAPLPGTSFPWIVMWLVIGASVFTLYFGLIQLRAFGHAISLVKGDYSDPNDAGEVSHFQALATALSGTVGLGNIAGVAVAVGIGGPGATFWMIFAGLLGMASKFTECTLGVKYRNEYDDGTVSGGPMYYMTKGFKERGLPGGSVLAVLFAIFCILGALGGGNMFQANQAHAQISGIVGDYPGWITGAVFAVIVFLVIVGGIKSIANVTEKVVPFMGVMYVVVALIILLVNYDKIGWAFGQIWAGAFTGLGVAGGFVGALIQGFKRAAFSNEAGVGSAAIAHSAVRTKEPITEGVVSLLEPFIDTVVICTMTALVITISGVLVINPETGLYVLNEAGTSIQTADGSSGVQLTSAAFATGFSWFPYVLAIAVILFAFSTMISWSYYGLKAWTFLVGEGFVKELIFKLIFCLFIVVGAAAQLGAVIDFSDAMIFAMAVVNITALYMLMPIVKREMNSYFARLKSGEIVKHKH